The proteins below come from a single Orcinus orca chromosome 6, mOrcOrc1.1, whole genome shotgun sequence genomic window:
- the ORM1 gene encoding alpha-1-acid glycoprotein 1: MVLPWALAVLSLIPLLDAQSPACANLTAVVPITNATLDRLSGKWFYIGSAFRNPEYNESARSIQAAFFYFEPKHAEDKIILREYQTTGNKCVYNSSSVTVYRKNGTLSTYESGKEHFADLLLTKHPKTFILSASWNGKKNVGMSFYADKPEVTQEQKKEFLDTIKCIGIHESEITYSDEKKDLCGPLHMQHEEERKKEEEGS, from the exons ATGGTGCTGCCCTGGGCCCTCGCCGTCCTGAGCCTCATTCCTCTGCTGGACGCCCAGAGTCCGGCGTGCGCCAACTTGACGGCGGTGGTGCCCATCACCAATGCCACCCTGGACAGG CTCTCTGGCAAGTGGTTTTATATCGGCTCGGCCTTCCGAAACCCTGAGTACAACGAGTCAGCTAGATCGATCCAGGCAGCTTTCTTTTACTTTGAGCCCAAGCACGCGGAGGACAAGATAATTCTCAGAGAGTACCAGACCAC TGGGAACAAGTGCGTCTACAACTCCAGCTCCGTGACGGTCTATCGCAAGAATGGGACCTTGTCTACATACG AGTCGGGTAAAGAACACTTTGCTGACCTGCTGCTCACCAAGCACCCCAAGACCTTCATTCTTTCTGCCTCCTGGAACGGCAAGAAGAACGTGGGCATGTCCTTCTATG CCGACAAGCCAGAGGTGACCCAGGAGCAGAAGAAAGAGTTCCTTGATACCATCAAGTGCATAGGCATTCACGAGTCAGAAATCACGTACAGCGATGAGAAAAAG GATCTATGCGGGCCACTGCATATGCAGCacgaggaggaaaggaagaaggaagaggaagggtcCTAG